A single genomic interval of Deltaproteobacteria bacterium harbors:
- a CDS encoding sigma-70 family RNA polymerase sigma factor: MGDDSQALVERARKGDRAAFGLLVRRYHRRVYGLAHRMLGNHDDADDVAQETFVRAYSRLGQFQGQADFFTWLYRIALNVALNQLRHARRHREAGRLGLLPAPLAQEADADPQRAAELRRAMAELAVAFESLSDTLKATVVLVLMEGMAYREAAAVLECSEGTVAWRVHEARSALRRQLGPVLKRLISRDTDGLSGDTREAVDLRR; this comes from the coding sequence ATGGGCGATGACAGCCAGGCGCTGGTCGAGCGCGCGCGGAAGGGCGACCGCGCCGCCTTCGGGCTGCTCGTTCGGCGGTATCACCGTCGGGTGTACGGCCTGGCGCATCGGATGCTCGGCAACCACGACGACGCGGACGACGTGGCGCAGGAGACCTTCGTGAGAGCGTATTCGCGCTTGGGGCAGTTCCAGGGACAGGCGGACTTCTTCACCTGGCTCTATCGGATTGCCCTGAACGTGGCGTTGAACCAGCTCCGGCACGCGCGCCGCCATCGCGAGGCGGGGCGCCTCGGGCTGCTCCCGGCGCCGCTGGCCCAGGAGGCGGACGCCGATCCGCAGCGCGCGGCGGAGCTGCGACGGGCGATGGCCGAGCTGGCCGTGGCGTTCGAGAGCCTCTCGGACACGCTCAAGGCGACGGTGGTGCTGGTGCTCATGGAGGGAATGGCGTATCGGGAGGCCGCTGCCGTGCTCGAGTGTTCGGAGGGTACGGTGGCCTGGCGGGTTCACGAGGCGCGCTCGGCGCTCAGGCGTCAGCTCGGCCCCGTGTTGAAGCGACTCATTTCTCGGGACACCGATGGATTGTCAGGGGACACGCGAGAGGCTGTCGACCTTCGTCGATAG